The Actinomyces wuliandei genome contains the following window.
GCTGGCTGACCGTGACCGGGAAGCCCGCGTAACGCTCGGTGAAGGTCTCCGCGTGCTGGCTGACCAGGAGGGTGGTCGGGACCAGGACGGCCACCTGCTTGCCGTCCTGGACGGCCTTGAAGGCAGCGCGCACAGCGATCTCGGTCTTGCCGTAACCGACGTCCCCGCACACGAGGCGGTCCATGGGCTGGGTCCTCTCCATGTCCGCCTTGACGTCGTCAATGGTGGCCAGCTGGTCAGGGGTCTCGGTGTAGGCGAAGGCCTCCTCCAGCTCGGCCTGCCAGGGGGTGTCCGGGGAGAAGGCGTGGCCCGTGGTGGCCGAGCGGGCGGCGTAGAGGCGCACCAGCTCACCGGCGATCTCACGCACCGCCCTGCGGGCACGTGACTTGGTCCTCTGCCAGTCCGCACCCCCCATCTTGTTCAGCGCCGGGTTGTCCCCACCGACGTACTTGGTGACTTGGTCCAGGGCGTCAGTGGGCACCAGGAGGCGGTCACCGGGCTGGCCACGACGGGTGGAGGCGTACTCAATGACGAGGTACTCCCGGCTGGCTGCCGCCTTCCCTGCCCGGCCGGTGCCCACGCTGCGGCGGGTCAGCTCCACAAAACGCCCCACCCCGTGCTGGGCGTGGACCACCAGGTCGCCGGCGTGCAGGGACAGGGGGTCCACGCTGCGCCGGGTGCGCCGCGCAGGCAGGGTACGCCGCCGGCTCGGGGCGGCAGGTGCCCGCCCGGTCAGGTCGGACTCAGCCACCAGGGCCAGGCGCGGCCCCTCAGCCAGGAAGCCGTGCCCGGCCGAGACCTGGGTGACCCGGACCACGCCGTCTCCGGTGCCGCCCTCGCCCGTGTCCTGCCAGCCCAGCTCCTCAGGCTGGGTGAGGTGGGTGACGACACGGGCGGGAACGTCGCCGTCAGCCAGCAGCTGGGCCATGCGGCGCCCCGGCCCCGGGCCGTCAGTCGCCACCACGACGCTCCAGCCCTGCCGGGCCATCTCGCCGAGGTCCTTGACCGCTGTGTCCAGCTCTCCCCGATAGGTGCGGGGATCGACCAGCGCCAGCTGCTCGTCGTCGGGACCCGACGGCAAGGAGGTGAGCGCCCACCACCCCAGGTTGGAGCCCAGGGCGAGGGCACGCGCCTCACCCAGGTGGGCGAAGGCCGCAGCGGACAGGTCCACCGGCACGGTGCCTCCGGAGGCGGCCGAGGTCCAGGCGGCGGCCAGGAACTCAGTGGTGGTGGCCGCCAGGTCCTCTGCCCGCTTACGGATCCGCTCGGGCTCCAGCAGGACGGTCAGCCGGTCCCCCACCAGCTCCAGCAGGGGGACCATCCGGTCCACCAGGACCGGGGCCAGTGACTCCATGCCCTCCACCGCGATCCCCTGAGCGATCTTGTCCAGCATGTCGGCGGCTCCGGGCACGGAGTCGGTCAGGTCGTGGGCACGTTGGCGCACCTGTGGGGTCAGGACGAGCTCGCGGCAGGCGGTGGCGGTCACCGAGGGCAGTACCTCAATGGTGCGCTGGTCGGCCACGGCGAAGGAGGAGACCTCCTCGACCTCGTCGCCAAAGAAGTCCACGCGCACCGGACGGGGCTCGGTAGGTGGGAACAGGTCGAGGATGCCGCCACGCACCGCGTACTGGCCACGGGCCTCCACCATGTCTACGCGCGTGTAGGCGGCTGCCTCCAGGCGCTGGGCCACGTCCTCCAGGCTGGTGGCCAGCCCGGGGGCCAGGTGCACCGGCTCCAGGTCGCCCAGCCCCGCGATGACGGGGGCCAGGAGAGCCCGGACGGGAACCACCAGGACGCGCACGGGGCCGCGCGGAGCCGTCGGCGGGTCGGCCCGGCCGTGGACGGGCTGGGCGGGCTCGCCTCCGCCTCCTTCCCCAGACCTTTGCCCGGCAGAGGTGCCGCCGGGCGTCGCGGGCTCACCGTCCTCGGGGTGGGCTAGGCGGCGCAGGACGGTCAGGCGGCGGGCCACGGTGTCCGAGCGCGGCGAGAGCCGTTCGTGCGGAAGAGTCTCCCAGGCGGGGAAGACAGCCACGTCGGGGTCCGGCAGATAACAGCGCAGGGCAGCGGCGAGCTCATCGGCCTCCCGTCCGGTGGCAGTGACCACCAGCAGGGGTGTGCTGCCGGGTGGGTGGGTGGCACCAGTGGCGTCAGCCGGGCCGACTGCCGCGTGTGTGTGGGCAGAGCCTGTGCCAGCGGAACCTGCGGGGAGCGGCTGCCCGGCCGCTGCGGCCA
Protein-coding sequences here:
- the mfd gene encoding transcription-repair coupling factor; the encoded protein is MRLTALLPPLLTDPETVRTVRAAAAPVRGEHSLVVAAGARPALLAAMALGEDGVAAAAGQPLPAGSAGTGSAHTHAAVGPADATGATHPPGSTPLLVVTATGREADELAAALRCYLPDPDVAVFPAWETLPHERLSPRSDTVARRLTVLRRLAHPEDGEPATPGGTSAGQRSGEGGGGEPAQPVHGRADPPTAPRGPVRVLVVPVRALLAPVIAGLGDLEPVHLAPGLATSLEDVAQRLEAAAYTRVDMVEARGQYAVRGGILDLFPPTEPRPVRVDFFGDEVEEVSSFAVADQRTIEVLPSVTATACRELVLTPQVRQRAHDLTDSVPGAADMLDKIAQGIAVEGMESLAPVLVDRMVPLLELVGDRLTVLLEPERIRKRAEDLAATTTEFLAAAWTSAASGGTVPVDLSAAAFAHLGEARALALGSNLGWWALTSLPSGPDDEQLALVDPRTYRGELDTAVKDLGEMARQGWSVVVATDGPGPGRRMAQLLADGDVPARVVTHLTQPEELGWQDTGEGGTGDGVVRVTQVSAGHGFLAEGPRLALVAESDLTGRAPAAPSRRRTLPARRTRRSVDPLSLHAGDLVVHAQHGVGRFVELTRRSVGTGRAGKAAASREYLVIEYASTRRGQPGDRLLVPTDALDQVTKYVGGDNPALNKMGGADWQRTKSRARRAVREIAGELVRLYAARSATTGHAFSPDTPWQAELEEAFAYTETPDQLATIDDVKADMERTQPMDRLVCGDVGYGKTEIAVRAAFKAVQDGKQVAVLVPTTLLVSQHAETFTERYAGFPVTVSQLSRFQDAEESRKVLEGLASGAVDVVIGTHRLITGQVRFKDLGLVIIDEEQRFGVEHKETLKALRTDVDVLSMSATPIPRTLEMAVTGLREMSTLATPPEDRHPILTYVGRYETKQVSAAIRRELLRDGQVFFVHNRVEDIDATAARLAELVPEARVATAHGQMGEQRLERVIDSFWRKEIDVLVCTTIVETGLDVTNANTLIVDRADRMGLSQLHQLRGRVGRGRERAYAYFLYPSDRPLTETALERLRTIASNADLGAGMQVAMKDLEIRGAGNLLGGEQSGHVAGVGFDLYVRMVAEAVDTYKKSLVGKGGVLPGQVGDVSGAAGDDPGDLGDAELRVELPVDATVPEDYIPHERLRLEAYTRFAAARTDAEVEDVLEELTDRYGPVPEPTRLLAALARLRALAARLGVAEIVAQGKSVRFAPVNLNDSGRTRVARLYPGTVVKPATRTIVVPAPGASARMGSSAVGGEELLSWAEVLLHAVVEGDDSYETEATRYRRR